One genomic segment of Pirellulales bacterium includes these proteins:
- a CDS encoding PH domain-containing protein, giving the protein MKQAIAGVAPPESGEVTVMTVWPSVAATSCGRFLGKLFAIQAGFWIFSVGRLAALAALPIAPLLYGYMRLPGVVRRYRLTNRRVVVLSGIQPRVERFVDLDRFDTIEVIVRPGQAWYSAGDLVFRKGALETFRLPGVPRPETFRQTCLKARMSYTGVRKALEMQAAGA; this is encoded by the coding sequence TGGAGTGGCGCCGCCGGAATCAGGCGAGGTGACCGTGATGACCGTTTGGCCGTCCGTGGCGGCGACCAGTTGCGGCCGATTCTTGGGAAAACTGTTCGCGATTCAGGCGGGCTTTTGGATTTTCAGCGTCGGGCGTCTCGCTGCTTTGGCCGCTCTGCCAATCGCGCCGCTGCTGTACGGCTATATGCGGCTGCCCGGTGTTGTGCGACGCTATCGATTAACGAACCGCCGCGTGGTGGTCCTGAGCGGCATTCAGCCTCGGGTTGAGCGGTTCGTCGATTTGGACCGTTTCGATACGATCGAGGTCATCGTGCGGCCCGGGCAGGCGTGGTATTCCGCGGGCGATCTCGTTTTCCGCAAGGGAGCGCTCGAGACCTTTCGCTTGCCCGGCGTTCCGCGCCCAGAGACATTTCGGCAGACCTGTCTGAAGGCCCGCATGTCGTACACCGGCGTGCGCAAAGCGCTGGAGATGCAAGCCGCGGGAGCGTGA